The Tenrec ecaudatus isolate mTenEca1 chromosome 14, mTenEca1.hap1, whole genome shotgun sequence genome contains a region encoding:
- the GARIN2 gene encoding Golgi-associated RAB2 interactor protein 2 has translation MKKNNNRTSTPKPSEQDALCRPLPRSPGNLQDILNGGEYPPFISPPMLESNFIQVNRKGESIYLHNRANWVAVGICSSNTTQKTPNVMLLAHLTSAARKDAEPLLKTLLRSPAAGKVVLTRFLPLQFVTLSVHDVNNMRLKVKLVSGRAYYLQLCAPSCKQDTLFCRWVELVDFLNQEKNKISNVSDVSSLSEITNSTEITGSLDIMGLGAFAPLQTPYVYPGVDPACAVESVDFSEFTHVTDVTDVTDVPDREIAEVPDVRIVTEVTEVTDITDDPNCSEVTVVFENDDILRAKQEEKAKDEDLLRTECLQDVKTLDEPKRPSKHVTISNITLTFEDEKCFQTTLAPEKMEPSMCEELHPKTSEEKTDSETTALKAEGSRSTRTYSDISGLCSFSVFPLISISFPLFTL, from the exons atgaagaagaacaacaacaggACATCTACCCCGAAACCCAGTGAGCAAGATGCCCTCTGCCGCCCACTGCCGCGCAGTCCAGGGAATCTTCAAGACATACTGAATGGAGGGGAGTACCCCCCTTTCATCTCTCCTCCCATGCTGGAGAGCAATTTTATCCAG GTCAACAGGAAAGGCGAATCCATTTACCTTCATAACCGAGCCAACTGGGTGGCCGTAGGCATCTGTTCTTCCAACACCACCCAGAAGACCCCTAACGTGATGCTGCTGGCACATCTGACATCCGCTGCCCGGAAAGATGCAGAGCCCCTGCTGAAAACCCTGCTGAGGTCGCCTGCTGCCGGGAAAGTGGTGCTCACCAG GTTTCTTCCCCTGCAGTTTGTGACGCTCTCTGTACATGATGTCAACAACATGCGTCTCAAAGTGAAGCTGGTGAGTGGCCGAGCCTACTATCTGCAGCTCTGCGCACCCTCCTGTAAACAGGACACTCTCTTTTGCCGGTGGGTGGAGCTCGTCGACTTCCTCAATCAGGAGAAGAACAAAATTTCTAACGTGTCGGATGTCTCGAGCCTCTCAGAGATCACCAACAGCACGGAGATCACGGGCTCCCTGGACATCATGGGCCTCGGGGCCTTCGCACCGCTGCAGACCCCGTACGTGTACCCTGGCGTAGACCCCGCCTGCGCCGTGGAGAGTGTGGATTTCTCCGAGTTCACCCATGTCACCGATGTCACTGATGTCACCGATGTCCCTGACCGTGAGATTGCAGAGGTCCCGGACGTAAGGATCGTGACCGAGGTCACAGAAGTCACAGACATCACCGATGACCCCAACTGCTCCGAGGTCACAGTGGTGTTTGAGAACGATGACATACTGCGGGCCAAGCAAGAGGAAAAG GCAAAAGATGAGGACCTCCTGAGGACTGAGTGTCTACAAGATGTGAAGACTCTGGATGAGCCCAAACGGCCCTCCAAGCATGTCACCATCTCAAACATAACATTGACTTTCGAggatgaaaaatgtttccaaaccaCCTTAGCACCGGAAAAAATGGAGCCAAGTATGTGTGAAGAGCTACATCCCAAGACCTCTGAAGAAAAGACTGATTCTGAAACTACTGCTCTCAAGGCTGAAGGATCCAG